One stretch of Pseudobdellovibrionaceae bacterium DNA includes these proteins:
- a CDS encoding S8 family serine peptidase has translation MEVRHSLYAVALALSLSACGQKSSNTVFPESVNRAQSCSGDMIADQFIVQWEDGRRSLESAANAEEFKKNFVESRLPQIRHVEFNKRIKLHPAVMRASGELQTQASSMVNWGQENIEAANVWAAGYKGAGVLVGIVDTAVDVHHAQLSAQIAINTSEKNGRTGVDDDGNGLVDDVLGWDFLDEVPMGQRSVVDAHGTHVAGIVAADHAQGPIQGVAPESKIVPASFLSENGDGDLYGALKALDYAAARGVKVINASWGGPSCSKSLQESLKKLSDQDIVIVVAAGNSGLDLDSYPDYPAAFETPSQITVAALKPSGYLAGFSNTSFRFVHLAAPGESIYSTVPDDQFYSMNGTSMAAPFVAGAAAVLRGARPNATALQVRQALLESVDRGNYRVSTQGRLNLRKALTRLFQIAP, from the coding sequence ATGGAAGTTCGACACTCATTGTACGCGGTGGCGTTGGCGCTCTCACTTTCCGCTTGCGGTCAAAAGTCTTCGAATACGGTATTCCCCGAATCCGTCAACCGCGCGCAATCCTGCTCGGGCGATATGATCGCCGATCAATTCATCGTGCAGTGGGAGGACGGACGCCGCAGTCTGGAGTCCGCCGCGAACGCCGAGGAATTCAAAAAGAACTTCGTCGAATCGCGCCTACCGCAAATCCGTCACGTCGAGTTCAACAAACGAATCAAACTGCATCCGGCGGTCATGCGCGCCTCGGGTGAGCTGCAAACTCAGGCTTCGAGCATGGTCAATTGGGGACAAGAGAACATCGAGGCCGCCAACGTCTGGGCGGCGGGTTACAAAGGGGCCGGAGTTCTGGTCGGTATCGTCGATACCGCCGTCGACGTTCATCACGCACAGCTGTCCGCGCAAATCGCGATCAATACCTCGGAAAAAAACGGCCGCACCGGCGTCGATGACGACGGCAATGGACTGGTCGACGATGTCCTCGGATGGGATTTTCTGGATGAAGTCCCCATGGGACAACGAAGCGTCGTGGACGCGCACGGCACGCACGTCGCGGGCATCGTGGCGGCGGATCACGCGCAAGGCCCCATTCAGGGGGTCGCTCCCGAGTCGAAAATCGTTCCCGCTTCTTTCCTGAGTGAAAATGGTGATGGCGATCTTTACGGCGCGCTGAAGGCATTAGATTACGCCGCCGCCCGTGGCGTGAAGGTCATCAATGCCAGCTGGGGTGGACCGAGTTGTTCGAAAAGCCTGCAAGAGTCGCTCAAGAAATTAAGCGATCAAGATATCGTGATCGTCGTTGCGGCGGGAAACTCGGGACTGGATTTGGATTCTTATCCCGATTATCCGGCGGCCTTCGAGACGCCCTCGCAAATCACGGTCGCGGCGCTGAAGCCCTCGGGTTATTTGGCCGGTTTTTCGAATACGAGCTTCCGCTTCGTTCATCTCGCGGCGCCGGGCGAAAGCATCTACAGCACCGTTCCCGACGATCAGTTTTATTCGATGAACGGCACCAGTATGGCGGCGCCTTTCGTAGCGGGTGCGGCCGCCGTCCTGCGTGGCGCACGACCGAACGCGACGGCCCTGCAAGTACGTCAAGCCTTGCTCGAGTCCGTCGACCGCGGCAACTACCGCGTCTCGACCCAAGGTCGCCTCAACCTCCGCAAAGCTCTGACACGTTTGTTTCAAATCGCGCCGTAA
- the asnS gene encoding asparagine--tRNA ligase yields the protein MRYYIDEISKYVGQEVELKGWAYNTRSSGKVKFLEIRDGTGIIPVIFFRGECDDSAFEVFEKITQETSVKVTGIVRKHPKHENVYELGGKTVEIIGASPDYPITPKEHGTDFLMDNRHLWLRSKRQHAILRIRSELVSAIRDFFDGRGFTLTDSPIFTPAACEGTSNLFETKYFDEKMYLSQSGQLYAEATAAALGKVYCFGPTFRAEKSKTRRHLIEFWMVEPEVAFNDMYDNMELAEQFVEYIVQRTLKNRPEEFKVLERDTSKLEVIKGSFPRLHYKEAAELVAKHNPEFKIGDDFGAPDETIISSQFDKPVFVHHYPAAIKAFYMKEDPKEPGYAMGCDLLATEGYGEMIGGGQREDNLEILTRKIKEHDLREEDFRWYMDLRRYGTFPHSGFGLGLERTVAWICGLPHIRETLPFPRLYGRSYP from the coding sequence ATGCGTTACTATATCGACGAGATTTCGAAATACGTCGGCCAAGAAGTTGAGCTCAAAGGATGGGCTTACAACACCCGCTCTTCCGGAAAAGTGAAGTTCCTGGAAATCCGCGACGGCACGGGCATCATCCCCGTCATTTTCTTCCGCGGTGAGTGCGACGATTCCGCGTTCGAAGTTTTCGAGAAAATCACTCAAGAGACCTCGGTGAAGGTGACCGGCATCGTCCGCAAGCACCCCAAACACGAAAACGTCTACGAGCTCGGCGGTAAAACGGTCGAGATCATCGGCGCCTCGCCCGATTACCCGATCACCCCCAAAGAACACGGCACCGACTTCCTGATGGACAACCGCCACTTGTGGCTGCGCTCGAAGCGTCAACACGCGATCTTGCGCATCCGTTCCGAACTCGTTTCGGCGATCCGCGATTTCTTTGACGGTCGCGGCTTCACGCTGACGGACTCGCCGATCTTCACGCCCGCCGCGTGCGAGGGAACCTCGAACCTGTTCGAAACCAAATACTTCGACGAAAAAATGTATCTCTCTCAGTCGGGACAGCTCTACGCCGAGGCGACCGCCGCCGCCCTGGGAAAGGTCTACTGCTTCGGCCCCACCTTCCGCGCCGAAAAGTCGAAGACCCGCCGCCACCTGATCGAATTCTGGATGGTGGAACCCGAGGTCGCGTTCAACGATATGTACGACAACATGGAGCTCGCCGAGCAGTTCGTCGAGTACATCGTTCAGCGGACCCTGAAGAATCGTCCCGAAGAGTTCAAAGTCCTGGAGCGCGACACTTCGAAACTGGAAGTGATCAAAGGCTCGTTCCCCCGCCTGCACTACAAAGAAGCGGCGGAGCTCGTGGCGAAGCACAACCCCGAATTCAAAATCGGCGACGACTTCGGTGCTCCGGACGAAACGATCATCTCTTCGCAATTCGATAAACCCGTTTTCGTTCACCACTACCCGGCGGCGATCAAAGCCTTCTACATGAAGGAAGATCCCAAAGAGCCCGGCTACGCGATGGGCTGCGATCTGCTGGCGACCGAAGGTTACGGCGAAATGATCGGCGGCGGTCAGCGCGAAGATAATCTCGAGATTTTGACTCGCAAAATTAAAGAGCACGATCTGCGCGAAGAGGACTTCCGCTGGTACATGGATCTGCGCCGCTACGGCACCTTCCCGCACTCGGGCTTCGGCTTGGGCCTGGAAAGAACCGTCGCGTGGATCTGCGGACTTCCGCACATTCGCGAAACACTCCCTTTCCCCCGTCTGTACGGACGCAGCTACCCCTGA
- a CDS encoding acyl-CoA carboxylase subunit beta — MEEMTTESRIRDLDQRNEGAMQGGGSARLAKQKQGGRLTARERLDILLDPGSFVEMDRFVTHRSSNFGMDKNRVPGDGVITGYGRANGKLVYVYSQDFTVIGGSMSRTQANKICKIMDLAAKNGAPIVGLNDSGGARIQEGIESLGGYADIFTRNVINSGVVPQITGIMGPCAGGAVYSPSITDFVFMVQKTSYMFVTGPDVIKTVTHEEVTKEDLGGAETHSQKSGVAHFACEDDKHCLLMIRELLNFLPSNNVDDPPVLPVQDRPDRLCESLNKLIPDNPKKPYDMLALITEVVDEHYFLEIHKHWATNIIVGFARLNGRPVGVVANQPQILAGCLNIEASRKAARFIRFCDAYNIPIVSFVDVPGFLPGTDQEWNGIITHGAKLLYAYAEATIPKVTLITRKAYGGAYIVMGSKLLRSDINLAYPTAEIAVMGAEGAVNIIFREEIAKAKDPAAERARLIKEYEQKFSNPYVSAELGYTDEVIEPALTRKRLIESLEMLKNKRDVNPAKKHGNIPL, encoded by the coding sequence ATGGAAGAAATGACGACCGAATCACGCATTCGGGACCTCGATCAGCGCAACGAAGGCGCCATGCAGGGCGGCGGCAGCGCACGCCTCGCGAAGCAAAAGCAAGGCGGACGCCTGACGGCGCGCGAGCGCTTGGATATCCTGCTCGATCCCGGCTCTTTCGTTGAGATGGACCGTTTCGTCACCCACCGCTCGTCCAACTTCGGTATGGATAAGAACCGCGTTCCCGGCGATGGCGTCATCACCGGTTACGGACGCGCGAACGGCAAGCTCGTGTACGTTTACTCGCAAGACTTCACCGTCATCGGCGGATCGATGTCGCGCACGCAGGCGAACAAGATCTGCAAAATCATGGATCTGGCCGCGAAGAACGGCGCACCCATCGTCGGCTTGAACGACTCGGGCGGCGCGCGGATCCAAGAGGGCATCGAGTCCCTTGGCGGCTACGCGGACATCTTCACCCGCAACGTGATCAACTCGGGCGTCGTCCCGCAGATCACCGGCATCATGGGCCCGTGCGCGGGCGGCGCGGTCTACTCTCCCTCGATCACGGATTTCGTGTTCATGGTGCAGAAGACCTCTTACATGTTCGTCACCGGCCCCGACGTCATCAAGACCGTCACCCATGAAGAGGTGACGAAAGAAGACCTCGGCGGCGCCGAAACCCATTCGCAAAAATCGGGCGTCGCGCACTTCGCCTGCGAGGACGACAAGCACTGCTTGCTGATGATCCGCGAGCTTCTCAACTTCCTGCCTTCGAACAATGTCGACGATCCGCCGGTGCTTCCCGTGCAAGACCGCCCCGATCGTTTGTGCGAGTCTTTGAACAAGCTGATTCCCGATAATCCGAAGAAGCCTTACGACATGCTGGCGCTGATCACGGAAGTTGTGGACGAGCACTACTTCCTCGAGATTCACAAACATTGGGCGACGAACATCATCGTCGGCTTCGCGCGCCTGAACGGCCGCCCCGTCGGCGTCGTCGCGAACCAACCGCAGATTCTGGCGGGTTGCTTGAACATCGAAGCCAGCCGCAAGGCCGCGCGCTTCATCCGCTTCTGCGACGCTTACAACATCCCGATCGTCTCTTTCGTCGACGTCCCCGGATTCCTGCCGGGAACCGATCAAGAGTGGAACGGCATCATCACTCACGGCGCGAAGCTGCTTTACGCTTACGCCGAAGCGACGATTCCGAAAGTCACCTTGATCACGCGCAAGGCCTACGGCGGCGCCTACATCGTCATGGGATCGAAGCTTTTGCGCTCCGACATCAATTTGGCTTACCCGACGGCGGAAATCGCGGTCATGGGTGCCGAAGGGGCCGTGAACATCATCTTCCGCGAAGAGATCGCGAAAGCGAAAGACCCCGCCGCCGAACGCGCGCGGCTGATCAAGGAATACGAACAGAAGTTTTCGAACCCTTACGTTTCCGCCGAGCTGGGTTATACCGATGAAGTCATTGAACCCGCTTTGACCCGTAAACGTCTGATCGAATCGCTCGAGATGCTGAAGAATAAACGCGATGTGAACCCGGCGAAAAAGCACGGGAACATCCCCCTCTAA
- the accC gene encoding acetyl-CoA carboxylase biotin carboxylase subunit produces the protein MFKKILIANRGEIAIRVTRACRELGIKSVAVFSDADRESLHVFLADEAYNIGPAPSRESYLNVSKIIDVAKKSGCDAIHPGYGFLSENAFFLRACRDAGITFIGPTPENIEAMGDKLSAKALMKKAGVPTVPGSDGAVDTVEQAAAIASKIGFPVIIKASAGGGGKGMRVVRAADEVDSAFRACQSEGQNYFADKRVYIEKFVNDPKHIEIQVFGDKHGNVVHLFERECSVQRRHQKVIEEAPSPSVPPAVRIKMGEAAVRAAKQIDYIGAGTIEFIFDNSTKDFYFMEMNTRLQVEHPITELTTNVDLVKEQIHVAWGDPLSFSQSDLVQSGHAIEVRVCAEDPITYKPSPGLIRACRHPQGPFVRVDSYAYPGYEVPIYYDPMIAKVITWGETREEAIERMDRSLSEFILSGIKSNIMLLKTILRHEKFRDGSYTTQFLEKNFEVIEPTIFTEVNDDVFLIAAAITAYNDRKSKDVRQLNTLSKWRNIGRKMQLRLP, from the coding sequence ATGTTCAAAAAGATTTTGATCGCAAACCGTGGCGAAATCGCGATCCGGGTCACCCGCGCTTGCCGCGAACTGGGGATCAAGTCGGTCGCGGTGTTTTCGGACGCGGATCGCGAAAGCTTGCACGTCTTTCTGGCGGATGAGGCCTATAACATCGGTCCCGCGCCCAGCCGCGAATCCTACCTGAACGTTTCGAAGATTATCGACGTCGCGAAGAAGTCGGGTTGCGACGCCATTCACCCGGGTTACGGTTTCCTTTCGGAGAACGCGTTTTTCCTGCGCGCTTGCCGGGATGCCGGAATCACGTTCATCGGACCGACTCCGGAAAACATCGAAGCGATGGGCGACAAGCTGTCGGCCAAAGCTCTGATGAAAAAAGCGGGCGTACCGACCGTACCCGGAAGCGACGGCGCCGTCGACACCGTCGAGCAGGCGGCCGCGATCGCCTCGAAGATCGGCTTCCCGGTCATCATCAAGGCGTCCGCCGGCGGTGGTGGTAAAGGAATGCGCGTGGTGCGCGCCGCGGATGAAGTCGACAGCGCCTTCCGCGCCTGCCAATCGGAAGGCCAGAACTACTTCGCCGACAAACGCGTCTATATCGAAAAGTTCGTCAACGATCCGAAACACATCGAGATCCAAGTTTTCGGCGATAAGCACGGCAACGTCGTGCATCTGTTCGAGCGCGAGTGCTCCGTCCAGCGTCGTCACCAAAAGGTCATCGAAGAAGCGCCCAGCCCTTCGGTTCCCCCCGCGGTGCGGATCAAGATGGGCGAAGCCGCCGTGCGCGCGGCGAAACAGATCGACTATATCGGCGCGGGAACCATCGAATTCATTTTCGATAACTCCACGAAGGATTTTTACTTCATGGAGATGAACACCCGCTTGCAAGTCGAGCACCCCATCACGGAACTGACGACCAACGTGGATCTCGTGAAAGAGCAAATCCATGTCGCTTGGGGCGACCCCTTGAGCTTCAGCCAGTCGGATCTGGTGCAGTCGGGACACGCGATCGAAGTCCGCGTCTGCGCGGAGGACCCGATCACGTATAAACCCAGCCCGGGCCTGATTCGCGCCTGCCGTCACCCGCAAGGTCCCTTCGTGCGCGTGGATAGCTATGCCTATCCCGGTTACGAAGTGCCGATCTACTACGATCCCATGATCGCGAAAGTCATCACCTGGGGTGAAACGCGCGAAGAGGCCATCGAGCGTATGGATCGTTCGCTGAGCGAGTTCATCTTGTCGGGGATCAAGTCGAACATCATGCTTTTGAAGACCATTCTGAGGCACGAAAAGTTCCGTGATGGCTCGTACACCACGCAGTTCTTGGAAAAGAATTTCGAGGTCATCGAACCCACGATCTTTACCGAAGTGAACGACGACGTGTTCCTGATTGCCGCGGCCATCACCGCGTACAACGACCGGAAGTCGAAGGACGTGCGCCAACTCAACACTCTGTCGAAGTGGCGTAACATCGGCCGCAAGATGCAACTGCGGTTGCCGTAA
- a CDS encoding acetyl-CoA carboxylase biotin carboxyl carrier protein subunit — MYFEAELKGQKFKVDVTENRNSWKISIQREQDPWVAYDISKKDYQKSESYFSFLFKGVSYMMDVIGQDTEYTVFTRNSFRTVKIFNDEMLLHESLKRGGGFGGAADLRAGMPGKIIEIFVKPGDIVKENKPLLIMEAMKMENEMRATRDVVIKEVKVKQGDSVESGAVLIKFEQA; from the coding sequence ATGTATTTTGAAGCCGAGCTGAAAGGCCAAAAATTCAAAGTCGACGTCACCGAAAACCGGAATTCGTGGAAGATCTCGATCCAGCGCGAGCAAGATCCGTGGGTCGCCTACGATATCTCGAAGAAGGACTACCAAAAATCGGAGTCCTACTTCAGCTTCCTGTTCAAAGGCGTCAGCTACATGATGGACGTCATCGGTCAGGATACCGAATATACCGTCTTCACGCGGAATTCGTTCCGCACCGTGAAGATATTTAACGACGAAATGCTTCTGCATGAATCTTTGAAACGTGGCGGAGGTTTCGGCGGTGCCGCCGACCTGCGCGCGGGTATGCCCGGCAAGATCATCGAGATCTTCGTCAAACCTGGCGACATCGTGAAAGAGAACAAACCGCTCCTCATCATGGAAGCCATGAAGATGGAGAACGAAATGCGCGCCACTCGCGACGTCGTGATCAAAGAGGTCAAGGTGAAGCAAGGGGATAGCGTCGAATCCGGCGCGGTTCTCATCAAATTCGAACAGGCTTGA
- the tatC gene encoding twin-arginine translocase subunit TatC: MSRQEDLAESQQSLTEHLRELRTRIIKALYGILIGAIICYNYVEQIMLYIRAPIERHLQGGGLVFTAPADKFIAYLKVAVFCGFIVATPWWLYQAWKFVAPGLYAKEKKYSLAFIFSGSVLYIAGVVFGYFLALPAAFDFLMMFGDGTDKPMITIDHYLSFFTTMLLVFGLAFELPLIIVILGMLGFVSQDFLRKNRRYMVVILAIASAILTPTPDAISMFTLLIPLYILFEISIFFVGFFEKKAEEPADERPRT, encoded by the coding sequence ATGAGTCGCCAAGAGGATCTCGCGGAAAGCCAGCAAAGCCTGACGGAACACCTGCGAGAGTTGCGCACTCGTATCATCAAAGCGCTCTACGGAATCCTGATCGGCGCGATCATCTGCTACAACTACGTCGAGCAGATCATGCTCTACATTCGCGCGCCGATCGAGCGCCACCTCCAGGGGGGCGGCCTGGTCTTCACCGCGCCGGCGGATAAATTCATCGCGTATTTGAAGGTCGCGGTTTTTTGCGGCTTCATTGTGGCGACACCGTGGTGGCTTTACCAAGCTTGGAAATTCGTGGCCCCCGGGCTCTACGCAAAAGAGAAGAAGTACTCGCTCGCGTTCATCTTCTCGGGCTCGGTTCTGTACATTGCGGGTGTCGTCTTTGGGTACTTCCTGGCGTTGCCGGCGGCGTTCGACTTTTTGATGATGTTCGGCGATGGAACCGACAAGCCCATGATCACGATCGATCATTATCTGAGTTTCTTCACGACGATGCTTTTGGTGTTCGGACTCGCGTTCGAGCTGCCGCTCATCATCGTCATCCTGGGGATGTTGGGCTTCGTCAGCCAGGATTTCCTGCGCAAGAATCGTCGCTACATGGTCGTGATCCTGGCGATCGCATCGGCGATCCTGACGCCGACGCCGGATGCGATCAGTATGTTCACGCTACTGATCCCGCTGTACATTTTGTTTGAGATCTCGATCTTCTTCGTCGGCTTTTTCGAGAAAAAAGCGGAAGAGCCTGCGGACGAGCGTCCCCGGACATAA
- a CDS encoding twin-arginine translocase TatA/TatE family subunit, whose product MSEMLIIAVIALIFIGPDQIPAVARNVGKFMNDLKRSTDDLKKDFQQQSGLPQNFDEWLESRRDQPAPNQIAPPAHLANAKPEHEEHDPYAGLLEDNHEPVQVTGSNGLGHPPTDEEGQTSMNLDDDEKDPKKS is encoded by the coding sequence ATGTCCGAGATGTTAATCATCGCGGTGATCGCCCTCATCTTCATCGGACCGGATCAGATTCCCGCGGTTGCGCGCAACGTGGGCAAGTTCATGAACGATCTCAAGCGCAGCACCGACGACCTGAAGAAAGATTTCCAACAGCAATCCGGTCTTCCGCAAAACTTCGACGAGTGGCTGGAGTCGCGTCGCGATCAGCCCGCGCCGAACCAAATCGCACCGCCGGCCCATCTGGCCAACGCAAAACCCGAACACGAAGAGCACGATCCCTACGCGGGGCTTCTGGAGGACAACCACGAGCCCGTCCAAGTCACCGGTTCCAACGGTCTTGGTCATCCGCCGACGGATGAAGAGGGTCAGACCTCGATGAATCTCGACGACGACGAGAAAGATCCGAAAAAATCATGA
- a CDS encoding insulinase family protein → MTKQYQLKNGLQVLLIESHKSPVVSLQAWVRTGSADEIPKEAGISHFIEHLLFKGTRKFKVGEIAQIIEGSGGELNAYTSFDQTVFYMTLSKTYMRTGLEALSEMMGYPEFDPAEIDAEREVVVEEMRRGMDSLGRNASQLLFTTAYGKHPYGRPVIGFENIIRKVTPKTIRSYFEGRYNPKNMFLVISGDFEVPETKKMIQEFFGDLQTHPVRKVKRPKVPKITKAKIKVDTSKFEQSIAYVGWPVPKISHADIPALDLLAFVLGAGETSRLVHRLRMQEPLVQSVGASTFTPSDAGLFLISTSFADSDPKKIFAAIREELMRVIRDGVDAAEIQRAVTNLQSDEFYSLESVDGLARKYGNLEFHFRDVKMSERYLKIMRGLTSADLQKVARKYLLPDATIATGLQGQKAKDLAVALKTFIADLKKDLKDPAAKKKAKVVKVKHAAVPRFKAQNRTPEVELIELANGDRVLYRPSFDTPVVSVRVAAMSGMRAEPANQGGLCELVTRAWMGGTPELTELDISTKIEGLAAGMSPMGGKNSLSMGVDVLSSAIQPMTELWAQMLTQPTFPQEVIDRERQIQQHQIQAKKDNPAQICMQLFAQGMFGAHAYSRDGLGTMASLQSLTRENLRDWWSANFLKRRKTIAICGATDVDSWVQAYEAAVGKKAPIALVPDSKAIVYPTSAVSVFEKVEKEQTHLVCGFPGLTMFDDRRYALQIIQSILAGQGGRLFLELRDKNSLAYSVSPLRMEGLDGGYFGAYIGCAPGKTETALRMMHEQFDRLCEEIVPADELERAKRYIIGRHDIDLQRASSISAAILFNDLYGMDYNETFTSAAKYQAVTAQEIRDLARQIFRQPTVVSVVGPRALEQAAG, encoded by the coding sequence ATGACGAAGCAATATCAATTGAAAAATGGCCTTCAAGTCCTGCTCATCGAAAGCCACAAATCCCCCGTGGTCTCTTTACAGGCTTGGGTCCGTACGGGCAGCGCCGACGAGATTCCGAAAGAGGCCGGGATCTCGCATTTCATCGAGCACTTGCTGTTCAAAGGTACCCGCAAATTCAAAGTCGGAGAAATCGCGCAGATCATCGAAGGCTCGGGCGGCGAGCTGAACGCCTACACCTCCTTCGACCAGACGGTCTTTTACATGACTCTGTCGAAGACCTACATGCGTACGGGGCTCGAGGCGCTTTCGGAAATGATGGGTTATCCCGAATTCGATCCCGCCGAAATCGACGCGGAACGGGAAGTCGTCGTTGAGGAGATGCGTCGGGGGATGGACTCGTTGGGGCGGAACGCCTCGCAACTTCTGTTCACGACCGCCTACGGTAAACATCCCTACGGTCGGCCCGTCATCGGTTTCGAAAACATCATTCGTAAAGTGACGCCGAAGACGATCCGCTCTTATTTCGAGGGACGTTATAACCCGAAAAATATGTTCCTGGTCATTTCGGGCGATTTCGAAGTTCCCGAAACGAAGAAAATGATCCAGGAGTTCTTCGGCGATCTGCAGACGCATCCCGTGCGCAAAGTGAAGCGCCCGAAGGTGCCGAAGATCACCAAGGCGAAAATCAAGGTCGACACTTCGAAGTTCGAGCAGTCCATCGCCTACGTGGGCTGGCCCGTGCCGAAAATCTCGCACGCCGACATTCCGGCGCTCGATCTGCTCGCGTTCGTGTTGGGCGCGGGGGAAACTTCACGTCTGGTGCACCGGCTGCGGATGCAGGAGCCGCTCGTGCAGAGCGTGGGCGCCAGCACGTTCACGCCTTCCGATGCGGGACTCTTTCTGATCTCGACCAGCTTCGCGGATTCGGATCCGAAAAAAATCTTCGCCGCCATCCGTGAAGAGCTCATGCGCGTGATCCGCGACGGTGTCGACGCCGCGGAAATTCAGCGCGCGGTCACGAATCTGCAAAGTGATGAATTCTACTCGTTGGAGTCCGTCGACGGCCTTGCGCGCAAGTACGGGAATCTTGAATTTCACTTCCGCGACGTGAAGATGTCCGAGCGCTATCTGAAAATCATGCGGGGTCTGACCTCGGCGGATTTGCAAAAGGTCGCGCGCAAGTACCTACTTCCCGACGCGACGATCGCGACGGGTCTGCAGGGACAGAAGGCGAAGGATCTTGCGGTCGCTTTGAAGACGTTCATCGCGGATTTGAAGAAAGATCTGAAAGATCCCGCGGCGAAGAAAAAAGCGAAGGTCGTGAAGGTGAAACATGCGGCGGTTCCGCGCTTCAAGGCGCAGAACCGGACGCCCGAGGTCGAGCTGATCGAACTCGCGAACGGGGACCGCGTCCTTTACCGTCCCTCTTTCGATACTCCGGTCGTCTCCGTACGGGTTGCGGCGATGAGCGGAATGCGCGCCGAGCCCGCCAACCAAGGCGGCTTGTGTGAACTCGTCACGCGCGCGTGGATGGGCGGAACGCCCGAGCTGACCGAGCTCGACATTTCGACCAAGATTGAAGGCCTCGCGGCGGGCATGAGTCCCATGGGCGGTAAAAATTCGCTCTCGATGGGTGTGGACGTTCTGTCTTCGGCGATTCAGCCGATGACCGAGCTGTGGGCGCAAATGTTGACTCAGCCCACGTTCCCGCAGGAAGTGATCGACCGCGAACGTCAGATTCAGCAGCACCAGATCCAGGCGAAGAAGGACAACCCCGCGCAGATCTGCATGCAGCTTTTCGCGCAAGGGATGTTCGGCGCGCATGCGTATAGCCGTGACGGACTGGGCACGATGGCCAGCCTGCAATCGCTGACGCGCGAGAATCTGCGCGACTGGTGGAGCGCGAATTTCCTGAAGCGCAGGAAAACCATCGCGATTTGCGGGGCGACCGATGTCGACTCCTGGGTGCAAGCCTACGAAGCCGCGGTTGGCAAAAAAGCGCCGATTGCGTTGGTGCCGGATTCGAAGGCGATCGTGTATCCGACCTCGGCGGTTTCGGTTTTCGAGAAGGTCGAAAAAGAGCAAACCCACCTGGTGTGCGGGTTTCCGGGTCTGACGATGTTCGACGATCGCCGCTACGCTCTACAGATCATTCAGTCGATCCTGGCGGGGCAGGGCGGACGCCTTTTCCTCGAATTGCGCGATAAAAACTCGCTGGCATACAGCGTGTCGCCTTTGCGGATGGAAGGTCTGGACGGCGGTTACTTCGGCGCGTACATCGGCTGCGCTCCGGGCAAAACCGAAACCGCGCTTCGCATGATGCACGAGCAGTTCGATCGCCTGTGCGAAGAAATCGTCCCGGCGGACGAACTCGAACGCGCGAAGCGCTACATCATCGGTCGCCACGACATCGACCTGCAGCGCGCAAGCTCCATCTCGGCAGCGATCCTCTTCAACGACCTCTACGGCATGGACTACAACGAAACCTTCACCAGCGCCGCCAAATACCAAGCCGTCACGGCCCAAGAGATCCGCGACCTCGCCCGCCAAATCTTCCGCCAACCCACGGTCGTCTCGGTCGTCGGCCCCCGCGCCCTGGAACAGGCCGCCGGCTAG